A genomic window from Microvirga sp. TS319 includes:
- a CDS encoding carbohydrate ABC transporter permease, with protein sequence MPVSPKQARTWKHRSWVAFLIVPPVVFMSLFVVYPILSAFAYAFYEWRGLARGEFVGLANFREVLFGATMGPTVWNAFLHNVYALVALMIIQNGGGFFLAWLLYKEPFGFRFHRIAVFVPVVLSTIIVGFLWKLFLNPNFGIVNQALYSLGLDSWAKPWLGDSSTALGALILANAWHFVGFPTLVYLAGMQRIPPDIIEAARLDGTSEWQLLRTIVWPLVAPSTTILFTLLFIGAFNWFEIPYVMVGLDGSPFGTTDVLGLVFYRTAFGNQSASIQNFGMGSALATLIFLFIVVFASMLTLWLRRREIQF encoded by the coding sequence ATGCCCGTCTCGCCCAAACAGGCCCGCACATGGAAGCACCGCAGCTGGGTGGCGTTTCTCATCGTGCCGCCCGTCGTGTTCATGTCGCTGTTCGTGGTCTATCCGATCCTGTCCGCCTTCGCCTACGCGTTCTATGAATGGCGCGGGCTGGCGCGCGGCGAGTTTGTAGGGCTGGCGAACTTCAGGGAGGTGTTATTCGGGGCCACCATGGGGCCCACCGTCTGGAACGCCTTCCTGCACAACGTTTATGCCCTCGTCGCGCTCATGATCATCCAGAACGGCGGCGGGTTCTTCCTCGCATGGCTGCTCTACAAGGAGCCCTTCGGGTTCCGCTTCCACCGGATTGCGGTGTTCGTGCCCGTGGTGCTCTCCACGATCATCGTGGGCTTCCTCTGGAAGCTCTTCCTCAATCCGAACTTCGGCATCGTCAACCAGGCGCTCTATTCCCTGGGGCTCGATTCATGGGCCAAGCCCTGGCTCGGCGATTCGTCCACGGCGCTCGGCGCGCTCATCCTGGCCAATGCATGGCACTTCGTCGGCTTTCCGACGCTCGTCTATCTCGCCGGCATGCAGCGTATTCCGCCCGATATCATCGAGGCGGCTCGGCTCGACGGCACCAGCGAGTGGCAGCTCCTCAGGACCATCGTGTGGCCTCTGGTCGCCCCCAGCACCACCATCCTCTTCACGCTGCTTTTCATCGGCGCGTTCAACTGGTTCGAGATCCCTTACGTGATGGTCGGCCTCGACGGGTCGCCCTTCGGCACGACCGACGTGCTCGGCCTTGTGTTCTACCGCACGGCCTTCGGCAACCAGAGCGCGAGCATCCAGAACTTCGGGATGGGCTCGGCTCTCGCCACCCTGATCTTCCTCTTCATCGTCGTCTTCGCGTCCATGCTGACCTTATGGTTGCGCCGTCGGGAGATTCAGTTTTGA
- a CDS encoding carbohydrate ABC transporter permease — protein MTALAKSSASREPISFALLAQVILIANSFIMLYPVVVMVLSAFKSTGEIFEHPFALPDFTQVQNFAKVLGETAMPTYFLNSIIVTGVSILLILVLGTMAGYAVARYESRTNTFILLFFLAGLMLPLKLAVIPLFILLRDLNLLDSRWSLIVTYTAIGLPSAVFIMAGFLRSLPAELEDAARIDGASEPRIMWSVMLPLARPPMAIAAIQNAVPIWNDFFFPLVFIQTDAYKTLPQGLTTFMGEYTTDWGMLFAGLTIAAAPITLLYIALSRQFIQGLTAGAVK, from the coding sequence TTGACCGCTCTGGCCAAGTCCTCAGCATCGCGGGAGCCGATCTCCTTCGCGCTTCTGGCGCAGGTGATCCTCATCGCGAACTCGTTCATCATGCTCTATCCGGTCGTGGTGATGGTGCTCTCCGCCTTCAAGTCCACGGGCGAGATCTTCGAGCATCCCTTCGCCCTGCCCGATTTCACGCAGGTGCAGAACTTCGCCAAGGTCCTCGGCGAAACGGCGATGCCGACCTATTTCCTCAACTCGATCATCGTGACCGGAGTCTCGATCCTGCTGATCCTCGTGCTCGGCACGATGGCGGGCTATGCGGTGGCCCGCTACGAGTCGCGCACCAACACCTTCATCCTGCTGTTCTTCCTGGCGGGCCTGATGCTCCCCTTGAAGCTCGCCGTCATCCCGCTCTTCATCCTGCTGAGGGACCTGAACCTGCTCGACAGCCGTTGGAGCCTCATCGTCACCTATACGGCGATCGGCCTGCCTTCGGCCGTGTTCATCATGGCGGGGTTCCTGCGGTCGCTCCCGGCGGAGCTGGAGGACGCAGCCCGCATCGACGGCGCGTCGGAGCCGCGCATCATGTGGTCCGTCATGCTGCCGCTGGCGCGCCCGCCCATGGCCATCGCGGCCATTCAGAACGCGGTGCCGATCTGGAACGACTTCTTCTTTCCCCTCGTCTTCATCCAGACGGACGCCTACAAGACACTTCCGCAGGGGCTCACCACCTTCATGGGGGAATACACCACCGATTGGGGCATGCTGTTCGCGGGCCTCACCATCGCGGCGGCCCCCATCACGCTTCTCTACATCGCGCTGTCGCGTCAGTTCATCCAAGGCTTGACCGCGGGCGCGGTGAAGTAG
- a CDS encoding 3-carboxy-cis,cis-muconate cycloisomerase, which translates to MCGHSHSMLKVLVGDEAVGAFFSDEAELSALLEVETALAAAQAKVGLIEQEAAQRIAEACRSFRPDWDGLARGLAQDGVIVPALVKQLRAAVGKPHDKAVHLGATSQDVIDTALVLRLKGIIGILEERMAALISALRDLRARDGAVRLIAHTRMQQALPFTGADKIDTWLQPLERHAENLKGLAPRLLVVQLGGPIGTRHELKGRGDAVADATAEVLGLGYGPSWHSQRDRIGEFAAFLSLLSGTLGKIGQDVALMAQNEVGEVRLAAGGGSSAMPHKSNPVQAEVLVTLARFNAGLLGTLHQALVHENERSGAAWTLEWLVLPQMMESTAAGLSKAQALVTGMRLLPSSAVEN; encoded by the coding sequence ATGTGCGGACATTCCCATTCCATGCTGAAGGTTCTCGTCGGCGACGAGGCGGTCGGAGCCTTCTTTTCCGACGAGGCCGAGCTTTCCGCCCTGCTGGAGGTTGAGACCGCACTGGCCGCAGCGCAGGCTAAGGTCGGGCTGATCGAGCAGGAGGCCGCGCAGAGAATCGCCGAGGCTTGTCGCAGCTTTCGTCCCGACTGGGACGGGCTGGCCCGAGGTCTTGCGCAGGATGGGGTGATCGTTCCCGCCCTCGTCAAGCAGCTGCGGGCAGCGGTCGGAAAGCCGCACGACAAGGCCGTTCATCTTGGCGCGACGAGCCAGGACGTCATCGACACGGCTCTCGTGCTTCGTCTGAAAGGCATCATCGGGATCCTCGAAGAGCGCATGGCCGCCCTGATCTCGGCCCTGCGCGATCTGCGCGCCCGGGATGGCGCAGTGAGGCTGATCGCTCATACGCGCATGCAGCAGGCGTTGCCCTTTACCGGGGCCGACAAGATCGACACCTGGCTGCAGCCCCTGGAGCGCCATGCAGAGAACCTGAAGGGTCTTGCACCGCGCCTTCTGGTAGTGCAGCTGGGCGGGCCCATCGGAACGCGCCACGAATTGAAAGGCCGCGGAGATGCGGTGGCCGACGCAACGGCGGAGGTCCTGGGGCTCGGCTACGGGCCGTCCTGGCATTCTCAGCGCGATCGCATCGGCGAGTTCGCCGCCTTTCTCTCGCTTCTGTCCGGCACGCTCGGCAAGATCGGGCAGGATGTGGCTCTGATGGCGCAGAACGAGGTGGGTGAAGTGCGCCTCGCAGCGGGCGGCGGGTCCTCCGCCATGCCGCACAAGTCCAATCCTGTTCAGGCGGAGGTGCTGGTCACGCTCGCCCGCTTCAATGCGGGTCTGCTCGGCACGCTGCATCAGGCCCTCGTGCACGAGAATGAGCGCTCGGGAGCGGCATGGACCCTGGAATGGCTCGTATTGCCTCAGATGATGGAGTCGACGGCGGCGGGGTTGAGCAAGGCGCAGGCGCTCGTGACGGGCATGCGTCTCTTGCCGTCCTCGGCGGTCGAAAACTAG
- a CDS encoding CoA-transferase subunit beta: MASITDFTPNEMMTIAASRALSNDDVCFVGIGAPSAACNVARLTHAPDITLIYESGTIGTAPDVLPLSIGDGELCETALTTVSVPEMFRYWLQGGRISIGFLGAAQLDRFGNINTTVIGDYNKPKVRLPGGGGAPEIATSCRQVFITMKQATRGMVEKIDFYTSFGHGEGGDHRRRLGIATQGPTLLITDLALWKPDPETKEFTVVSLHPGVTRSQVQDTCGWTVRFAERVEETPPPTELELTTLRELQARTERAHGGKKGS, translated from the coding sequence ATGGCGAGCATCACCGACTTTACTCCCAACGAGATGATGACGATCGCGGCGTCGCGCGCGCTCTCCAACGACGACGTGTGCTTCGTCGGAATCGGCGCGCCGTCGGCAGCCTGCAACGTGGCGCGCCTCACCCATGCGCCGGACATCACCCTGATCTATGAAAGCGGCACCATCGGCACCGCGCCGGATGTTCTGCCGCTTTCGATCGGCGACGGGGAACTCTGCGAGACGGCGCTCACCACCGTCTCGGTGCCCGAGATGTTCCGCTACTGGCTGCAGGGCGGCCGCATTTCCATCGGGTTCCTGGGCGCCGCCCAGCTCGACCGCTTCGGCAACATCAACACGACCGTTATCGGCGACTACAACAAGCCCAAGGTCCGTTTGCCCGGCGGAGGCGGCGCGCCTGAGATCGCGACCTCCTGCAGGCAGGTCTTCATCACCATGAAGCAGGCAACGCGCGGCATGGTGGAAAAGATCGATTTCTACACCTCCTTCGGCCATGGCGAGGGCGGCGATCACCGCCGACGCCTCGGCATCGCCACGCAGGGACCGACGCTCCTGATCACCGACCTCGCGCTCTGGAAGCCGGATCCGGAGACGAAGGAGTTCACCGTGGTGTCTCTGCATCCGGGCGTGACGCGAAGTCAGGTGCAGGATACCTGCGGCTGGACGGTGCGCTTCGCCGAACGCGTCGAGGAGACGCCGCCGCCGACCGAACTCGAATTGACCACTCTCCGCGAACTCCAGGCGAGAACCGAGCGCGCCCATGGCGGCAAGAAGGGATCCTGA
- a CDS encoding ABC transporter ATP-binding protein, translated as MAHVSIRDVRKSFGTVSIIKGVDVDVQDGEFVILVGPSGCGKSTLLRMIAGLEDITGGDIRIGSRVVNDVPPKDRDIAMVFQSYALYPHMTVAENMAFSLRLKGVPQAEQKRRVADAAASLGLTTLLDRYPRQLSGGQRQRVAMGRAIVRDPQVFLFDEPLSNLDAKLRVQMRAEIKELHQRLKTTTIYVTHDQIEAMTMADKIVVMHDGIVEQIGAPLDLYDRPANRFVAGFIGSPAMNFIEGRLEQGGLALPSGAILPLEAPPAAALGSRLTYGIRPEHLHVEPSGIPGSIPATVAVIEPTGADTTLIVKAEGGNLTVMLRDRCTLRPGEAVALRPVAHQAHLFDEQGRRIAMV; from the coding sequence ATGGCCCATGTCTCGATCCGCGACGTCCGAAAGTCTTTCGGTACCGTCTCGATCATCAAGGGTGTCGATGTCGACGTTCAGGACGGCGAGTTCGTCATTCTGGTCGGTCCCTCGGGCTGCGGAAAGTCGACGCTGCTGCGGATGATCGCGGGCCTCGAGGACATCACGGGCGGGGACATCCGCATCGGTTCTCGCGTCGTCAACGACGTTCCGCCGAAGGATCGCGACATTGCCATGGTGTTCCAGTCCTACGCCCTTTATCCGCACATGACAGTGGCGGAGAACATGGCGTTTTCGCTGAGATTGAAGGGCGTGCCGCAGGCCGAGCAGAAGAGGCGTGTCGCGGATGCGGCAGCCTCTCTCGGTCTGACGACGCTTCTCGACCGCTACCCGCGCCAGCTCTCCGGCGGTCAGCGCCAGCGCGTCGCCATGGGCCGCGCCATCGTGCGCGACCCGCAGGTGTTCCTCTTCGACGAGCCGCTCTCCAACCTCGACGCCAAGCTGCGCGTGCAGATGCGCGCCGAGATCAAGGAGCTGCATCAACGCCTCAAGACCACGACGATCTACGTGACGCACGATCAGATCGAAGCCATGACCATGGCCGACAAGATCGTGGTGATGCACGACGGCATCGTCGAACAGATCGGCGCGCCCCTCGACCTCTACGATCGTCCGGCCAACCGCTTCGTCGCGGGCTTCATCGGGTCGCCGGCCATGAATTTCATCGAGGGGCGTCTGGAACAGGGCGGATTGGCTCTTCCGAGCGGAGCCATTCTGCCGCTGGAGGCGCCGCCCGCAGCCGCGCTGGGGTCGAGGCTCACCTACGGCATCCGGCCCGAACACCTCCACGTGGAGCCGTCCGGGATCCCCGGCTCAATTCCGGCGACCGTGGCCGTGATCGAGCCGACGGGGGCGGATACCACGCTGATCGTGAAGGCGGAGGGCGGCAATCTCACCGTGATGCTGCGGGACCGCTGTACCTTGCGGCCCGGGGAGGCCGTGGCTTTGAGGCCTGTGGCCCATCAAGCCCATCTCTTCGACGAGCAGGGCAGGCGCATCGCAATGGTGTGA
- a CDS encoding N-acetylmannosamine-6-phosphate 2-epimerase: MLIPKGTLVVSCQARADNPLHGPLHMSAMALAAEAGGAGGIRANGVDDIAAIRAATKLPIIGIAKVWDDRFPVYITPGFDDAARIAKAGADVIGLDATARPRNGEPVDRLIARIRHDLGKEVFADVSTLEEGRAAYAHGATYVASTLAGYTEETAARKGEGPDWELLEALVAALPVPVVAEGRFDTPELAAEALRRGAHAVVVGTAITNPREITKKFVRATQA; encoded by the coding sequence ATGTTGATCCCGAAAGGCACCCTCGTCGTCTCCTGCCAGGCCCGCGCGGACAATCCGCTGCACGGGCCTCTCCACATGTCCGCCATGGCGCTCGCTGCGGAAGCGGGCGGTGCCGGCGGCATTCGTGCCAACGGCGTGGACGACATTGCGGCCATCCGCGCCGCCACGAAACTCCCGATCATCGGAATCGCGAAGGTCTGGGACGACCGTTTCCCGGTCTACATCACGCCGGGCTTCGACGACGCGGCGCGGATCGCGAAGGCGGGCGCCGACGTGATCGGTCTCGATGCGACGGCGCGCCCCCGCAACGGAGAGCCGGTGGATCGCCTGATCGCCCGCATACGCCACGATCTCGGCAAAGAGGTGTTCGCGGATGTCTCGACGCTCGAGGAGGGCCGGGCTGCGTATGCCCATGGCGCCACTTACGTGGCCTCGACCCTCGCCGGCTATACGGAGGAGACGGCCGCCCGCAAAGGGGAAGGGCCCGACTGGGAACTGCTCGAGGCTCTCGTCGCGGCGCTTCCGGTGCCGGTCGTCGCCGAGGGCCGCTTCGATACGCCCGAACTCGCGGCGGAGGCCCTTCGCCGCGGCGCCCACGCGGTGGTGGTGGGCACAGCGATCACCAATCCGCGCGAGATCACGAAGAAATTCGTCCGGGCCACGCAGGCCTAG
- a CDS encoding protein phosphatase 2C domain-containing protein: protein MTLTGPEPRFRSLYRQSVPGTRINEDGLGLLGHCAWIIDGATGLSSEQLTDGDSDAAWLAQRIHEALERLAGEGGPWDDLLRQVEAEIRLTFETATAHRSGHHIHHTPSACLGLVRARGSGPGSLRVEGLFLGDVVALVPVEQDVVRWTDERAKPFERKTLAALEAGGHAPGRMSEAVRRQIQDNRTRLNRPDGYWVVNPSRPWAGHELRFEAQVRTGQAIVLATDGFMRLVDVFKAYTDRSLHAALAEGRGDDLIEELRALERDDLLSGAYPRVKTHDDATVLVIAAETRG, encoded by the coding sequence GTGACCCTGACTGGCCCCGAACCCCGCTTCCGGTCCCTGTACCGGCAATCCGTGCCTGGCACCCGTATCAATGAGGACGGGCTGGGCCTGCTCGGCCATTGCGCCTGGATCATCGATGGCGCCACGGGGCTTTCGTCCGAGCAGCTGACGGATGGAGACAGCGACGCCGCGTGGCTCGCGCAAAGGATTCATGAAGCCCTCGAGAGGTTGGCGGGCGAGGGGGGACCTTGGGATGATCTCCTCCGTCAGGTGGAGGCCGAGATCCGCCTGACCTTCGAGACTGCCACCGCGCATCGTTCGGGCCACCACATCCACCATACGCCTTCGGCCTGCCTTGGCCTCGTTCGGGCTCGCGGGTCCGGCCCCGGATCCTTGCGGGTCGAAGGCCTCTTTCTCGGCGACGTGGTGGCTCTGGTTCCTGTGGAGCAGGACGTTGTCCGCTGGACCGACGAGCGGGCAAAGCCCTTCGAGAGAAAGACCCTTGCGGCACTCGAAGCCGGGGGGCACGCACCGGGCCGGATGTCGGAGGCGGTGCGGCGTCAGATTCAGGATAATCGCACCAGGCTCAACCGGCCGGACGGCTACTGGGTGGTCAACCCGTCCCGTCCCTGGGCCGGGCACGAGTTGCGGTTCGAGGCGCAGGTGAGGACAGGCCAGGCGATCGTCCTCGCGACGGACGGGTTCATGCGCCTCGTCGATGTTTTCAAAGCCTATACGGATCGCTCCCTCCATGCCGCGCTCGCAGAAGGCAGGGGAGACGATCTGATCGAGGAGTTGCGAGCGCTGGAACGCGACGACCTCCTGTCGGGGGCGTATCCGCGTGTCAAAACGCACGACGATGCGACGGTGCTCGTGATCGCGGCCGAGACGAGGGGCTAG
- a CDS encoding extracellular solute-binding protein: protein MKLTRRILMGAAAGSLFLSSGAAMAQQTELTFWSWRQEDKAFYQDAIKKFQAKEPNISVKFETYAPENYQTILSTALAAGRGPDVIQVRAYGNLETIATPGYLVALDKQTVPELANFPEAALAAETLRSDGKVYAVPFAMQAQLVVYNKKLFQNAGVNPPKTWDELMALCQALKAKNVTPFANGTATAWQNETIVGGLLSSMLGKPFEEDIVSGKANFTDPRFVDALAKLKDVSQYFSPNFTGVDYPSSQQLFVAGRAAMFAGGSYEVANFKNQNPTLDLGVFPAPVLKAGDQALIATYYDGGYAVNAKSEKKEAALKFIRYLATPEYGTAFTNTLKNLSPIKGIKIEDPITQEVAGLAENSMSYLMLVRFRYQEPSGSVLLQSNVQKMLAGQQTPEQAAAEINKGIATYYKPFQK from the coding sequence ATGAAACTGACCCGACGCATTCTGATGGGCGCTGCCGCCGGCAGCCTCTTTTTGTCATCCGGCGCCGCTATGGCCCAGCAGACCGAGCTGACCTTCTGGAGCTGGCGCCAGGAAGACAAGGCGTTCTATCAGGACGCCATCAAGAAGTTCCAGGCGAAGGAGCCGAACATCTCGGTCAAGTTCGAGACCTATGCGCCCGAGAACTATCAGACCATTCTCTCCACGGCGCTGGCCGCCGGACGGGGCCCGGACGTGATCCAGGTTCGCGCCTACGGCAACCTGGAAACCATCGCGACGCCCGGATATCTGGTCGCCCTCGACAAGCAGACCGTGCCGGAGCTCGCCAACTTCCCCGAGGCGGCTCTCGCGGCCGAGACGCTGCGCTCCGACGGCAAGGTCTATGCAGTGCCCTTCGCCATGCAGGCCCAGCTCGTCGTCTACAATAAGAAGCTCTTCCAGAATGCCGGCGTGAACCCGCCGAAGACATGGGACGAGCTGATGGCCCTGTGCCAGGCACTGAAGGCCAAGAACGTCACGCCGTTCGCCAACGGCACCGCCACGGCCTGGCAGAACGAAACCATCGTCGGAGGCCTCCTGTCGTCGATGCTCGGCAAGCCGTTCGAGGAGGACATCGTCTCGGGCAAGGCGAACTTCACCGATCCGCGCTTCGTCGACGCCCTCGCCAAGCTGAAGGACGTCAGCCAGTACTTCTCGCCGAACTTCACCGGAGTGGATTACCCGTCGTCGCAGCAGCTCTTCGTGGCGGGCCGCGCGGCCATGTTCGCGGGCGGCTCCTATGAGGTCGCGAACTTCAAGAACCAGAATCCGACCCTCGATCTCGGCGTGTTCCCGGCGCCCGTCCTGAAGGCGGGCGATCAGGCTCTCATCGCGACTTATTATGATGGCGGCTACGCCGTGAACGCGAAGAGCGAGAAGAAGGAGGCGGCCCTGAAATTCATCCGCTATCTCGCCACGCCCGAATACGGCACGGCCTTCACCAATACGCTGAAGAACCTGTCGCCGATCAAGGGAATTAAGATCGAAGACCCGATCACGCAGGAGGTGGCGGGGCTTGCAGAGAATTCCATGTCCTACCTGATGCTCGTGCGCTTCCGCTACCAGGAGCCGAGCGGATCGGTGCTGCTGCAGTCGAACGTCCAGAAGATGCTCGCCGGACAGCAGACGCCCGAGCAGGCGGCAGCCGAGATCAACAAGGGCATCGCGACCTATTACAAGCCGTTCCAGAAGTAA
- the pcaF gene encoding 3-oxoadipyl-CoA thiolase yields MREAYICAYVRTPIGRFGGALSSVRADDLAAVPLKALMERCGKVDFEAVDDVIYGCANQAGEDNRNVARMALLLAGLPGSVPGTTINRLCGSGMDAVIAAARAIKAGEAELMIAGGVESMSRAPFVMPKAETAFSRNAEIYDTTIGWRFVNPLMKGQYGVDSMPETGENVAEDYRVSRADQDAFALGSQRKAAAAQASGRLAREIVPVSIPRRKGEPVVVESDEHPRDTTLEQLARLPTPFRKDGTVTAGNASGVNDGAAALIVASEEAMHKYGLEPIARVLGGAAAGVPPRIMGIGPVPATRKLCARLGLQPSDFDVVELNEAFASQGIAVLRELGIPVDAPHVNPNGGAIALGHPLGMSGARIAGTAALELKLTGKKRALATMCVGVGQGIAIALEAV; encoded by the coding sequence ATGCGGGAAGCGTATATCTGCGCCTACGTGCGCACACCGATCGGACGTTTTGGCGGAGCCCTGTCGAGCGTGCGCGCCGATGATCTCGCGGCGGTCCCGCTCAAGGCGCTCATGGAACGCTGCGGCAAGGTCGATTTCGAAGCCGTCGATGACGTGATCTATGGCTGCGCCAACCAGGCCGGTGAGGACAACCGCAACGTGGCGCGCATGGCCCTGCTGCTGGCGGGACTGCCCGGCTCCGTCCCGGGCACCACCATCAACCGTCTCTGCGGCTCGGGCATGGACGCCGTCATCGCGGCGGCGCGCGCCATCAAGGCTGGCGAGGCGGAGCTGATGATCGCGGGCGGTGTCGAATCCATGTCGCGAGCTCCCTTCGTCATGCCGAAGGCGGAGACGGCTTTCTCCCGCAACGCCGAGATCTACGACACCACCATCGGCTGGCGCTTCGTCAATCCCCTGATGAAGGGCCAATACGGCGTGGATTCCATGCCCGAGACCGGCGAGAACGTGGCGGAGGATTATCGCGTCTCCCGCGCCGATCAGGATGCCTTCGCCCTCGGCTCCCAGCGGAAGGCCGCTGCCGCGCAAGCGAGCGGGCGCCTGGCTCGTGAGATCGTCCCCGTATCGATCCCCAGGCGCAAGGGCGAGCCGGTCGTGGTGGAGAGCGACGAGCATCCGCGCGACACCACCCTCGAGCAGCTCGCCAGGCTGCCAACGCCGTTCCGCAAGGATGGGACGGTGACGGCGGGCAATGCGTCCGGCGTGAACGACGGCGCGGCGGCGCTCATCGTCGCGTCGGAGGAGGCGATGCACAAATACGGCCTGGAGCCCATCGCGCGCGTGCTTGGTGGTGCCGCCGCGGGCGTTCCTCCTCGCATCATGGGCATCGGTCCGGTGCCCGCAACGCGCAAGCTCTGCGCGCGTCTCGGATTACAGCCTTCCGACTTCGACGTGGTGGAATTGAATGAGGCGTTCGCCAGTCAGGGTATCGCGGTTCTGCGCGAACTCGGGATCCCTGTGGATGCTCCGCATGTCAACCCGAATGGCGGCGCGATCGCACTCGGCCATCCCCTCGGCATGTCGGGGGCACGGATCGCCGGGACGGCGGCCCTGGAGCTGAAGCTCACGGGCAAGAAACGCGCGCTCGCCACCATGTGCGTCGGTGTCGGACAGGGCATCGCCATCGCTCTCGAAGCCGTATGA
- the pobA gene encoding 4-hydroxybenzoate 3-monooxygenase, giving the protein MRTKVAIVGAGPAGLLLGQLLHKQGIETVIIERRSRDYVLGRIRAGVLEQGTVELLEKAGVSERMHAEGLVHDGVEFCFDGDKHRFDFRKLIGRTVTVYGQTEVTRDLMQARDASGDISIYEADHVSIHDFGTDKPKVRFAKDGVEQEIACDFIAGCDGYHGVCRASVPAGALTTFERIYPFGWLGILVDRPPVADELIYAHHERGFALCSMRSPTRSRYYVQVPSGERVEEWSDERFWDELRRRVDEETADRLVTGPSIEKSIAPLRSFVAEPLRFGSLFLAGDAAHIVPPTGAKGLNLAASDVGALAEALTEFYHERSSAGIDGYSARVLARVWKAERFSWWMTSILHTFPKTDTFGRRMQRTEFDYLVGSEAASKSLAENYTGLPL; this is encoded by the coding sequence ATGCGCACCAAGGTTGCGATCGTCGGCGCAGGTCCTGCGGGGCTGCTGCTCGGACAGCTCCTGCACAAGCAGGGGATCGAGACCGTCATCATCGAGCGTCGCAGTCGCGATTACGTGCTGGGTCGAATCCGGGCGGGCGTGCTCGAGCAGGGAACCGTCGAGCTTCTCGAAAAGGCTGGCGTCAGCGAGCGCATGCACGCGGAGGGGCTGGTGCATGACGGCGTGGAATTCTGCTTCGACGGCGACAAGCACCGCTTCGACTTCCGTAAGCTCATCGGCCGCACGGTGACGGTCTATGGGCAGACGGAAGTCACCCGCGATCTCATGCAGGCGCGTGACGCTTCCGGGGACATCTCCATCTATGAGGCCGATCACGTCTCGATTCATGATTTCGGCACGGACAAGCCCAAGGTGCGGTTCGCCAAGGACGGCGTCGAGCAGGAGATCGCCTGCGATTTCATCGCGGGATGTGACGGTTATCACGGTGTGTGCCGTGCCAGCGTGCCTGCCGGTGCTCTGACGACTTTCGAGCGCATCTATCCCTTCGGCTGGCTCGGAATCCTGGTCGACCGCCCACCGGTAGCGGACGAACTGATCTACGCCCATCACGAACGAGGCTTCGCCCTCTGCTCGATGCGTTCGCCCACCCGCAGCCGCTACTATGTCCAGGTTCCCTCGGGCGAGAGGGTGGAGGAATGGTCGGACGAACGCTTCTGGGACGAGTTGCGCCGACGCGTGGACGAGGAGACGGCGGACCGGCTGGTGACGGGTCCCTCCATCGAGAAGTCCATCGCGCCGCTGAGGAGCTTCGTCGCCGAGCCTCTGAGATTCGGCAGCTTGTTTCTGGCGGGTGACGCGGCCCATATCGTGCCGCCGACGGGAGCCAAGGGCCTGAATCTCGCCGCCAGCGACGTGGGAGCCCTCGCCGAGGCGCTGACGGAGTTCTATCATGAGCGCTCGTCCGCCGGCATCGACGGGTATTCGGCCCGCGTTCTCGCCCGGGTCTGGAAAGCGGAGCGGTTTTCCTGGTGGATGACCTCGATTCTCCATACTTTTCCGAAGACCGATACCTTCGGGCGGCGGATGCAGAGGACGGAGTTCGATTACCTCGTCGGTTCCGAGGCGGCCTCGAAGTCCTTGGCCGAGAATTATACCGGATTGCCTCTGTAG